In Lolium rigidum isolate FL_2022 chromosome 7, APGP_CSIRO_Lrig_0.1, whole genome shotgun sequence, the DNA window TAGGGTATCTATATCCGATTTTAAGAAATCTGGCAAATAAGAATATCTGATTTTGAAGTGGTGCTCCGACTAAGATATAGCATATGGTATAGCAAATAGCATGAGGATGTGGATTATCTGAAATTTAAACCAGATAATTCAATTTTTTAGTGAAAGGTCAAGGTCAATCTTACAAGATTAGTAGTTATTAAGTTATTAAATTTATTTGGCAAGCATGTTTAGCTCTAAATTTCTATCAATATTTGAGTTTTAGCACATTGTATCTCTTTTTTCTTAACTACACAAATctctcgcaagatttgcaagaactataaCTATCTACTGACGATAGCATATATCCGActatttttattttcgatccgatCGAGTCCGTTCCATTTCCGATTCGAATCGGCAGTTCAGTATATCCGCATTTGAATCCGAAACCTACGAGAATTCACTCTGATCTGAATTCGATAAAAATATATGATAAAAGATATGGTACGAACCAAATTCAATCCAATCCAATCCGTTTACACCCCTACTACCGAGTAATCTGCCAATTCTAGAAGACGAGGAAAGAGCACATTTATTCGATATGCAACATAATGCGCCACCGTACCAGATTACTAGCAACTCCTGACCGTTCGTGCAGCACACGCTTGGCCATGGCTACACAGTCGCCGACAAACTAATTAAGCTCGCCGCCTGGATTTTACAGCCGGATCATGGGGAAGAGCTTCTTCCACGACTTCCTACTCCTGTACGCGGTGAAAGCTCGCAGGTAGTGCTTCGGGGCATCCCCGAGCCTGGCGTCCTCGCTCAGATCCGCCTGGTCCGCGCCCCAGAACAGCGCCGCTCGCCGCTTCCGCCGGACGGCCGCCAGCACGTCGTTCCGGTTGCATATCCCCCACACCGTCACCTTCTGCTGCTGGTAATCCACCTCAACCGAGTGTATCCCTGCAAGTAGCAGCAAGCCAAGTCAATATCCATTGTCGTCGCTGTCTTCAAGTAATTTCTCGTAACCATTTTTTTGTGTACCTTTGAGACCCGAGAGCGCCTTCTTGATCTTCTTCTCGCAGCCGTAGGAGTAGAGGGGGACCTTCATCTCCACGTGCTGCGCCTCGATCTTTCCCCCCGCCAGCACGATCTGCATGTCGCCCATCGAATCCTAGCTAGCTAGCTCTTGATCGCTAAGCTACTTCTGGAATGAGGGATCAGTACCCGGTAGTGGTGGAGATAAACCGCAAGAGCGGCGGGCAAGGAGTTTATATAGACAAGCTAAAAGGCGACAGATCTAGTTGGATAATCTTTGCATAGCCTGCCGCATGTGCGAAGGGGGCGAGTCATTGCATCATCACACTCGCTTTTGATTCATCGCGCGCGCTTTTCCTCCGATGCGCAGGTCGGCCGTCGGCGGGTACGTGGGTGAGTTTGTAACACGATCGGCGATTCATTGATTCAATCAATCGGGGGAGCAAAAGAGAGATCGGTACGTCGTAGTGGAGGGTTTACGTGGAGTCAGTGGCGGCCTGTCGCCGCGGCTGCGCCCATGTGAAGTGTCGTGGAAAGCGAAGGGTTTTGGATCGGAGGGTGCGGGTGGAGGTAACGGCGTCCTGTTGGGAGCACTTGCTTTTGAGATCGCCGTGGAAGGATGGCCTGATTGGCTGATCGGTAGGAGGCCGGGGTGCGAAATGTTGCAGGTGTCACGACTAGATTCGATGCAGGAGCTTGTGGTTCTTTTTCATGTGGATCGTGCTCTGCTTTCTCGTGGCTCTCGTCGGTTAGGAACATTTTGGATCATGATctaagctttttttttttagctTCTCTTTAAGCCATTCAACGTTCCTAGAAAAGTATGCCCATACTCCTTGACGCATTCAGCTCATTTGAGCTGAAAAATGGTGGGAGTTGGCATTGATCAGTTTGGAATATACTGTTGGAATTTTGCCTAATATAGGTCCAGCCCATTTATTTAGTCCACAATTTCTCGAAAATCCAAAAGATACAATTAGCCCATTTATGCATGGAAAAggtgggacaaaagtttagtccAGAGTGCTAATTTAGAGATAGTTGGACCTTCCTTATAAGAGGGGTTGCTCTACTTGAATATTAGAAGAGGGCTCCTACACgtgctcctcctctgccgcccacCTCGCCTTGTcacgacgtgacgtgacgtgacgtgacgtgcgcGCCGCGGTTTATAGAAATTCCTGGAGCCGAGACTTCTCTTGTTGTTACGCTTGAATGAAATTTAAATAGCACAGAAGCTGAAACGTTTTGTTGTAGTGCACAATAAATACTACTGCATGTTCAGTTCGTCTTTCGTCCCTTTGTTTCATCGCAGCATGTTTGCATCTCCCTGTGTGCGATCCTAGTTCCAGATCTTTGCATCGATCAATGTCTTCCACATCCTGTCTTACGGCATGCACTGCGAGTTGGGGCAGTAGGCCTCTGAAACCCCACCTCTTGTGATCCACTATGAGAGAACGGCGATAAGATTATTGGGGAGCGCTTCTGCGGGATTACTGACTTCATCACAGACGCGGACGAGTTCTTCTCCGACGATGATTTCTTCCCTAACATCAGCAACCTCATTGACAATATAGGTGACACACCAACAACATGAACGGATCTGCTTCCGATGTCCCGTATATTATCCTGATCCTCCTAGTTTAAATCATGATGTAATTTCTAGTTCTAGTATCTTGTCGAAAATGCATAATATCAAATTATGTTAGATGGCATGTTTAGTTTGTTTCCTTTACTTCTAGCCATGTTTTATCTACTGTTTTCATTGGTTAATCTATGTGAAAAAATACTTATATTCCCAACATATATGAAATCAGTTCTTTTGTGTGTGGTTTTATAGCCTAGTGGGACATAGTGGCATCTCACTATCGCAAGTAtgggatttttttaaaaaaagttgaaAATTCCGGACCTCGATGCACATCAACACGGGTGCAGCCGAGTTTTATCTTGTCTTGCAAAAAACTAACAAAAAGGAGCATAGAGCACAACCAAAGAAACTAAGATTACATCACGCACTTATGCAACATAATCCTAAATTTAAACCTTGCAGACCAAATATAGCTAGTCCAGTATATTCCGAATAAAGTACACCTCTCTCTTAATTATAATTTATCCATTGTGGGACTATTTTAAGCGCTTCCTCTCTCTACACCACTACTCCTCTAATCACAACACCCAATGGTGCTATGAAAAAACTTGTTCGGTAGACCATTCACCATAAGCATATGCATCTTCTTTACCATTCAGGCATATCCCAAAATACATTATCCAAGATAAAGCAGTGGTCACTTGGTTGTCAAGCAGATAAACTTTAATTCATTGCCATATGAAAATAGTTTAACGTTTAAGTGGTGGCGATGGTAGCCCAGTCAACATATTTGTTTCGGGAGAAGTTTTGCAAAATCAAATATCTTCACGTAAATCTCAAAACAAAATAGACTAAAAACATAAATTcatagaaaataaaacaaaatttaattttataataaataaatataaaataGTATTTTAAAAAATAGAAGAATTCAAAATGCAATGAAAAAtctagaaaatagaaaaaaatcatAGGAGATTTAAAAAAATCAAGAATATTACTGAGAAATACAAAGAAAACATGAGACTTGAATGAAAATAGAAAGATTCACTTAAAAGATTTGATATAATATTTCTGGTATTTATGTGTTTACAGAAGAAATAGTTTTGACCCTTGAAACTCAGAGACCAACATAGATTTTAAAATTGAGTCtgcattgtaacatcccaaatttcaataaaagaaaattagaagaattccagagatcaaaatttccaaccaacaaaaactttactgctgcatatagtaccctgcctaggacttgtgcatttgagtgatatgccatgatgattgttaatatgtgtttgtgctatgctctaaaaccctaaggtgatcatgagaagatcaccaaataaataaatcaaaaagagaaagaaatcaaataaaagaaaaaccctaaaaccctcacatatgctttATGGCATTTTAttgaattttgaccctagaccaatttggtcttcaccattagttgaataatgatactaaacacctattacaacttttggaatcaaagaatcaccAATCAAATGGATTTCAAATACAAATCTTGCTCACATGGAATGATGGTCAAATCTGCTCTTTATagcctgatcactactttgagccattgccattcaattttctcaaaccaaatcttgctaactctttgaaacatttcaaagtcaacatcaaggtgaacaacttctgtaaagatccccatgccaaaatcattcttgatcatgagctatgctcatccaaagtttcaACTTTGTAACATATGCCACATTCTCCACTTAGCCAATTTTGGCAAAACTTGGAATTaaacttttccaccaccacctctaacCACCtatggtcaaatacaacttatctaaacaaatacttttcaaatagattcaccttttgaattatttcaaattcagACAAATTTGCAAATTCCAaattcgggcactatttgcaactattgcaaatagtgatctactccACCTAAACTACCCTAGCCTACCCCATtgtgtcccctggttccctctgaCCCTAAATACTGCATAGTAATgctaaggagaggaggagggcagctagggcatggccatgccggccatgtcgccaagCCCGAcgacctcccctctctcccttgcttCTCTGCCCTGGCCACCGCGCCACAGCACGCCACCGCACCTCCCTAGCACTTCCTAACACCGCCACGGTCGAGCTCGACGACGACACTGGCCGGAGATCACGCGCCCAGATCGGCACGGCCATGCCGCTCGTGTCGCAGATGTGCGCCGtggacgcgcactggccacgTGCAGCGCCACCACCTCACGCTCGCCCTGGCCCCGCTGactagccgttgagcatcaccTCGCCACCTGGACGCCGCCAGAAACGCGCGCAGCCCAGACCCGTGCCCTCCGCCGCCAGGAACGACGACGCGATCCCGTGGACGCCGCGCCAGACACGGACGCAATGCGTCACGcacagacgccgcccgaccgtgccgTTGCTCCCTACAGCctcgcctggacgaggagaacgcCGTAGCACCCCTGCCtagcccaaccgctcgccggagaagccgcgccatggtcgaccactaccctgccccgcagcacccatgCGCGGCTATAAAAGGGGACCTCCCCTGGACAATCCAAGCACAGCACcgcactccccacctctcaccgCTTCTCAACCACCTCACCACTCACCTGATTcacgccggagcaaggccaatcgagagctcgccgccgcggaagctctgcagcaatcgccggcgaACCAGtccacctcaggcgacgccaccggtacctggagcttcgccgtcgtccacatctaccccgagcacactgccatccctcgctggagccgccgtaagccctccgaccccctacctgagccgccggcgagcccccTCTCTCGCCGTTGTGATGATGACCCTCCGTCGTTGGATTAGCTTTTAATCCAACGCGCCGCAGCAGCCAGTACCGGTTCGCCTTTAAAGAGAGGCTGACgagcggaccccaccctgtcagcgcgccgcacgtctgtggaccgtggctgggctagactgggctggtttgggccgtttcttttgaatctggcccagttagtgtttcccgccggcctttttattcAAATTGGATTTAAACAAAACGAAATAATTTcaatactgcctccactttgaaattcaatagattcaaattggctcaaccaaatttaatgaactttatatggttggaaagctagggAATttgtctacaacatgccactggtcccatgaccagatttcttgtagaattaatttgataaaaataacaaggcagggacttttccctattcaaataattcttaaaaatcaaaccaaatagatattaagttaattccaactctaatagttcACATTttacttacactaattgattatgcaataaaatggtgtggtcactttgcatgatcatgccctagtttatttAATGGATAATatagctagtttaactagttgatattgtccaaaactattaaagtaaattatgtggagtcttatactgcatttaaacttgtctcacaagaattcatgggatgtttggatccctggtccaaactctcttatatgaattacttgagatttaaatcattggtagtgttattaaatgatatgaggtgatctacctcatttaaattattttcacaaatgatgatgatgaacatttgacttaggtcaataggagttcatacatgattgtttgagaaattaaatcttaagaagatttcaatgagaggaaattatttctcaagaaccctatggaaactatcatttacatattaaataccAAGAAGTAAAAACTCCtcaaaccccacaacccatgcactctaattagattacttgtgtgcatagattagtttgtgtgtttatatatgttgtgtggaatagccattgaattagtgagtaattatactcgtattccaatttagacgctagtaccggagaatacgctAAAGAAGAAGGTtgttaccaagaggaggaggaagaacagtttgagaactaccaaggcaagctaatattcttgcaaagtgcaaagttctacccagaacaaggcacactcatcttttcttatgattcatgaacctatcccaagttttattacaagctttacttacaagctttattgctttgatttatcaaagtactttttgattcatgattcaatggggttaatgttagattagtacaagaatATCCAACTTAGCCT includes these proteins:
- the LOC124670076 gene encoding heavy metal-associated isoprenylated plant protein 28-like, with product MGDMQIVLAGGKIEAQHVEMKVPLYSYGCEKKIKKALSGLKGIHSVEVDYQQQKVTVWGICNRNDVLAAVRRKRRAALFWGADQADLSEDARLGDAPKHYLRAFTAYRSRKSWKKLFPMIRL